The Deltaproteobacteria bacterium genomic interval CAAACACAGACACCAATTCCGCCTTTGCGACGGATGACACGGACATCAAGATCGCCAGAGCAAATACCTTGAGTTTGTTCTTATGTTTCATGCTTTTTCCTCCTTGAAAAAAATGCAAATTATAAATGTGCCTATACTCGGCATACTACTTGTAGAAGGGCTTTACACAGAGTGTCAATCTAAAGTTCCAACTGGGGTTTAATTTTAGCAAACTTTTTTTCTTTTATTCCCTTAATGTGCATTAAATCCTCCAACTTCTTAAAAGCCCCCACTCGCTGGCGTTCTGCAATAATTTTTTCCGCCGTTTTTTCACCAATACCAGGGAGATATCCCAAATCTTTCACTGTGGCTTGATTGAGTTTTATTTTTTCACCTAAACTCAATCGTGCTGGGGCGCTGAGGGAATTAATTTCTTCGGCCCTCTCTTCAGACAAGAGTGGAGAAGATTGGAGGAGGTTTACCCAAGGGTTAGACTCTTTTTTCAGTTTAAAATCCTGCCCAAAAGGATGCACAAAAAAAGGGACAAGATAAGAAAGGGTGAGCACAAAAAGAGACAGGAAGGCCTTGAGGAAAGAAGGATACAATCAGCCCCTCCTTTTTTTAGAGGTATATCGAAGCAACATGTATTCCATGCTATCGACCAGTGCCATCCAGGAGGCTTGAATGATGTTTTCAGAGACTCCCACGGTTCCCCAACGATGGTTTCCATCACTGGATTCGATTAACACCCGCACAATTGAATCTGTTCCCGATCCACTTTGCAAGACCCGTACTTTATAATCGATCAATTTTACTTTTTTAAGCGAAGGATAAAAGCGCTCCAGGGCCCGCCTCAAGGCTTTATCCAGAGCGTTTACTGGACCATGACCCATCGCAGTAGAACTTTCTTTTTGGCCTTCCACTTCGATTTCGATGCTGGCACTGGACAAGGGATTTGCTTCATTCAGTTTTTTTTCATCCACCACCCGAAAACTAATGAGTCTAAAAAAACTTTTATAACTCCCCAAGGCCTTCTTTAGTAGAATCTCGAAAGAGG includes:
- a CDS encoding helix-hairpin-helix domain-containing protein yields the protein MYPSFLKAFLSLFVLTLSYLVPFFVHPFGQDFKLKKESNPWVNLLQSSPLLSEERAEEINSLSAPARLSLGEKIKLNQATVKDLGYLPGIGEKTAEKIIAERQRVGAFKKLEDLMHIKGIKEKKFAKIKPQLEL